In the Sandaracinus amylolyticus genome, GATGCGCATGCGCCCACGATACCGGCGCGTGACGCGCGGCGATCGTGGCGCTGTGCGCTTCCTCGTTCACGGCACGGTCATGTCGCGGACGCGCCAGAACCACTGGCCCTGATCGAGATCGATGTGCACCACCGGACAGCCCTGATCGTCGACGCCGATCAGCTGCTGCACGCGCGCCTGACGACCGACGAACGGATCCATCTCCGCCGACCAGTTCTCGTCGCCGTTCACCGGGCGATGACGACCGATCGTCACGCTCGCGCCGACCGCGATCGGGCCCCACTGCACCGTCGCGTCGGTGAGGCCGCACTCCTGCGGCGTCGGGCTGCCACCGGTGCCGAAGAGACCGCCACCACCGCCGCCGCCCGAGCCCCATGCGACCACGCTCGCGGGACGACCGTGATCGCTGCTCACACCGGTGCTCGCGACGAGCCCGCCGCCGCCCGCGCCCGCTTCGCCGCCGCTCCCGAGGCGCAGGTCGCGCACGCGCCAGAACCACTGCCGACTGTCGATGTCGACGCGCACGCCGGGACAACCGACTCCGTCGATCCCCGAGAGCTCCACCACGCGCGCGCGGCGTCCGACGAACTGCTGCATCTCGTCGGCCCAGTTGTCGTCGCCATCGACCATCCGATGGCGCCCGAGCACGACCTCGGTGCCCGTCGAGATCGGCCCGTAGTTCGGGCGCATCTCGTCCTGTCGACACTGCTGGGGGATCCCCGCTGCGCTCGGCGCGCGCGTCTCGGGGCGCGGCTGCGGGCCGGTGCCGATGCCGAGGTCGCGCACGCGCCAGAACCACTGGCCACCATCGACGTCGACGCGCACGCCGGGACAGCCCGCAGCGTCGACACCGCTCACGCGCGTCACCCGCGCAGCGCGTCCGAGCCAGCGCGCCATCTGATCGTCCCAGTTGTCGTCGCCGGACACGAAGCGATGGCGCTGCAGCGTCACGACCGTCCCCGGCTCGAGCGCGCCGTAGCGCGCCGCCTCCTCGGTCATCCCGCACTCTTGCGGCGGGCGTCCTTCGGTCGACTGCGCGGACGCGTGTTGAACGGTCGCGAGCGCCGACACCACCAGCGCGAGCGTGAAGAGGGGGCGAGCGATCATCAGTCGCGCATCGTACCACCCGGGCAGTGGCTCGGCAGTGCGTCGAGGTCGCGCACGAAGGTGCGGAAGCGACCCTCGACGCGCAGCGCGCCGGGCGCGAGCGGGAGCTCGGCGTGGAACGTCCCGGCGAACGCGCCGCCCAGCGTGCGGTCGAGCGTGGTGATCGTGAACGTGCCCTCCCCTCCGCCCGCGCGACCGACGCGCGGGACGGCGACCTCGATCGACGCTCCCAGCGGGCCGATCGCGCGCTCGAGAGGCAGCGTCGCGTCCGAGGGCAGATCGAGCTCGGCGCGCAGCCCGGCGCGCGTGGTGGAGAGCACGTCGGGGGCGCCGCGCTCGTCGAGCATCACGCGGTGCGTGCATCCGTCGGCGCGCAGACGCACGCCGCGCGCGAGCTGCGGGAGATCGATCGCGATCGGGGCCTGCGTCACGGGCGCACCACCCGACGCCGGAGGTGGGAGCACGCGCGTCACGTCGAGGTGGAGCTCGGCCGGCTCGCGTGCCTCGCGCGACACGCGCTCGGTGCCGAGCGCGCGCGCGTAGCGCCGCACCCACGCCTCGCAGCGAGCACGGTCACGCGGCGGGCAGCGCGACGCCTCGCCCGCGAGCACGGCCACGCACGTGGCCCGATCGGCGATCGCCTCGGCATCGCAGAGCGAGGGATCGCGCGCCGCCCACGCGACACAGCGCGGCTCGCGTCCTTCGATCGCGAGATCCTCCGGGCACACGGTGGGATCCCCCGCGATCATCGCGAGGCGTCGCCGACAGCCGCGACGCGCGGTGGAGACCGAGAGCGCGTCGCACGCGGCGGCATCACGACGGTGCACCGCGTCGAGCGCGCGGCACGCATCGTCGAAGAACGCGTCGTAGCCGAGGTCACCCAGCGCCTCGGCCGCGAGCGTGGGAGTGTGCGCACGAAGATTCGCGAGGCACTCGGCCACGGACTCGAAGTGCTCGATCGCCGTGCTCAGGTCCTCGACATCGGTGGGCCACGAAGCAGGCAGAGGCGCGGGCGTCTCCTCCGCGTCGCTCGGCGCGGACGGCGCGGGCGCGATCGGCTCGGGCGCGGGCGCGGGATCGCTGCACGCTGCGCAGGCGAGCAGCACGCCGAGGAACGACCACGAGCGACGCACGGCGCGAGCATACGCGCACCTCGCCCACCCGGCCTCGCCCTGGTACAAAGGCCCACTGATGCGCTACGAACGCCGGCTCGGAACCGTCGCTGCGCTCTCCGCGCTCCTGCTCGCCGTCGCGCTCGAGCCTCCATGCGCGAGCGCGCAGGACGTGCCCGAGACGACGACGACGCCCGAGACGACGACGACGCCCGAGACGCCCGAGACGCCGCCAGCCGAAGCGGGCACCACGCCGGCCGAGACGGTGACGGCACCCGTGCTCCCGCAGGCCTCGCGACGTTTGATCGTGATCGACGCGGCGACCTACGGGATCGATCCCGTCGTCGGTCGGGTCGTCACCGAGCGCGTCCGCCGCAGCGCGGTGGAGATCGGCTACGAGGTGCTCGACGGGAGCGCGACGATCGCGGCGGCCCAGCGCCTGCGCATGCCCTATCCGCCCGCGCCTGCCGATCTCTGGCGCGTCACCTGGGTCGCCCAGGCGCATCGCGGCGCGTTCGCGCGCATCTGGGCGTCCGAGGGTCGCTACGTGATCGAGATGACGGTCGCGAGCCTCGACGGCACCGGGCCCTTCTTCGCGCGCGAGACCGCGGGCTCGGGGGATCTGCGCGAGGTGATCGATCGGATGGTGCGCGCGACGCTTCCGCCGCCGGAGCAGTGGCAGCAGCAGGCCACCGCGGCGGTCGGTGCGACGCCGACCGCGCCCGCCGCCGTGCCGCGGCGATGGCGTGAGCGCCCGCGCGAGGAGCTCGCGCATCCGGGTGGCATCGGGGTGCGACTGCCCGAGCCGCCGCTGCGCCGACTGCAGCTCAGCGTGCAGACCGAGGCGGTGATCGGCACGACGCAGGGCGGCTTCTACAATCACCTCGTCGGCGCGCGCGTCGACGTGCGCATCACGCGCGACCTGATGTTCGGCGCGTACGTCGGATACGCGAACCTCCAGGGCCGCAACGAGCGCGCGAACAACCTGCTGCTGATGATCCAGGGCGAGCAGCGCATCCGCGTGAGCCCTGCGCTCGGCCTCACCATTCCGCTGCGCGTCGCGGCCGGATACCTGCCCTTCAACGGCCCGGTGATCCGACTGGCGGCGGGCGTGAATTACGCGATCTCCGAGGACTGGGAGATCGGCGCCGACATCGTCGCTCCGACGTTCTGGATCCTGCCCGACGACGTCGCGGTCTCGCTCGACATCGCGGTCGAGGCGACCTACCGCTTCCCGTTCTGACTTGCCTGCACGCGCGGGCACTCGGGATCGGGGGCCCACGCATCGCCGGCGACGAACGCCGCGACGACGCGACATCCGCCGCGACAGGCGATGCGCACCGGGCACGACGCGCAGGGCTCGGGCGCGCGCGCGACGTGATCGCGGAAGCGCTCGAGCGCGTCGTTGTCGTCCCACGCGAGCGGTCCCGCCTGCGCGTCGTCGCGCACGAAGCTGCAGCCCGACGTGCGGCCGTCGGCGCGCACCGCGAGCAGCGAGCGCCCGGCCTCGCACCCCGACACGCCGAGCCGCACCAGGTCCTCGCCGCGCATCGCGCCGTGCGACGCGACGAAGGGCAGGAGCGCGCAGTCGATGCGCACCCCGATCGCGCGCTCGCCCGAGATGCGCCGCAAGAGCTCGGGGAGCGCGGCGACCCGCGCGGGATCGAGCCGTCGCGCGAGGTACTCGAGGCGGCCCCGGCCCGACGGCTTGAGGCGCACGAGCTGGAGCTCGACCGCGCCCAGCGCCTCGACGTGCGCGGCCGTCTGCTCGAGCCGATCGAAGCTCTCGCGCGTCAGCACGGTGTTCACACCGACGGTCACGCCCGCGGCGCGAAGGTGCGCGATCGCGCGCTCCGCGACGTGCTCGCCCGCGAACCCTCGCACTGCGCGATAAGCACCGTCGACGCCGTCGTGACTGACGTTCACCTGCTCGAACACCCGCATTGCGATCGCGCGCTCGCGATCGATGCCGAGCCCGCTCGTCGTCACGCTCGGGGTCATGCCCAGCTCGCGCGCGAGCGCACCGAGCGCCGGTAGATCCGCGCGCAGCGAGGCTTCGCCGCCTCCGAATGCGATCGAGAGCGTGCCCATCGCGGCGAGCGCGCGCAGTCGCGCGGCGAGCTCGTCGAACGAGGGCTCGAGACCCTCACGCGTCGCGTCCGCGTAGCACCCCGAGCAGCCCGCGGGACAGCGCTCGGTGACGGCGACGTGCACCTCGTTCGGGCCGCTCAGCGCGCGCACCGTCGCGGGCGCGGGCGCATCGCCGGCCCACAGCGCCCCGCCGTCGACACCGAGCCGTCGCGCGAGCACGCGATCGACCGAGACGACCGCCGCGGGCGCGCGCATGGCGACCGTCGCGCCGAAGCGCTCGGCGCGCACGCGTCGCGCCGACATCCCATCGAGCACCATCCGCCGCACCGCGGGCAGCTTCGCACGACACCTGCGCGGCCGACGGCGACTGTTCTGTCACACGAACGGCGCAATCCAGTCACGTCGGCGGGTCCTCGAGAGAGGAACATCCGCCCCCGCATGTGTCGCTCTCGCTCGGTGTGTGTCGCGCTCGCGATTGCGCTCCTTCTCTTGCTTCCGATCCCCGGCGCCCGCGCCGACTTCCGCGTGTACGAGGAGAACGCGCCCGGCTCGACGCCACCCGTCGTCGCGAGCGAGCCCGCGCCCGCCGAGACACCGAGCGAGCCCGCGGCGCCGCGCACCGAGCTGCGCTGCACGGTGTGTGACGGCGCGACGTGCGAGGCGGCGGCGCCGACCTGCGCCGAGGGCGAGCAGGCCTCGGTCGTCGACGGCTGCTGGTCCGCGTGCGTGCCGGTCGCGCAGTGCGGGCGCTGCGAGATCTACCTCGTCGAGACGCCGCCCGAGCCGATCGATCAGCCCGTCATGCCCGAGCCTGCGCCGGCCGCACCGGTCGCCGCGGCGCCCCAGGGCGATCACCGATGGCTCGATCTCACGGGGTTCGTCCAGCCCGGGTTCATCTACCGCGAGGACGGCGGCGAGGAGGTCAGTCGGCCGCCGCAGGACGACGCGTTCTATCTGCAGCGCGCGCGCTTCGGGCTCCGCACCCAGCTCGCGTGGTGGCTGCGGGCACGCCTCGAGGTCGAGCTGGTGCCGTCGCCGAACCTCCAGGACGGCTTCGTCGATCTCGCGCTGCACCCCGCGTTCAACGTGCGTGGTGGGCAATTCATCGTGCCCTTCCTGCGCGCGTTCTCGTTCAACGAGGTCAATCTCGCGTTCCTCGATCGCCCGCTCTACACGCCGCTCGGACAGGACCGCACGGTGGTTCGTTATCTCGCGCCGCGCGACATCGGAGCGATGGTGTTCGGCATGGTGGGCGATCCCTCGCCGGGCTCGCACGATCCGGTGTTCGAGTACGCGCTCGGCGCGTTCGTCGGGCGCGGGCCGAACGTCGCGGTCAACAGCGACGGAGTGCTGCTCTGGGCGCTCCGCCTGCAGCTCCACGTGCTCGGCGTCCCCGAAGGTGCGTCGGCGGAGTCCGATCTCGCGCGCAACGAGACGCCCCGTGTCTCCGTCGCGACCGCGGCATATTCGAACTGCGACGATCGCGGGAACTGGAATCGCGGATTCACCGTCGACACGGAGTTCCGATTCATCGGCCTCTATGCGTCGGCGGGGTTCGTGTGGTTCCGCAACGGGCGGGCCGACTCCGATGGCCTCGGGTTCCTCGCGGGCGGCGGCGACAACGCGCAGTGCCAGGGCGCAGTCCGGATTCCGGACCCCTCGAATCCCTCGGAGCAATTGCCGCTCGACTTCGTCTCTCGCGGCGCGCACCTGCAGATCCACTACACGATTCCCGAGATCGACGTCGACATCCTCCGCGACATGGATCTCGAGCTCCTGGCGCGCGTCGACTGGGTCGATCCCTTCGCGATCTACTCGGACTCCGATCCGCTGTTCGGCACCGGCCCGGAGGCGGCGACGTTCCAGCCCTCCGACTACGTCGACTCGGACAACGGATACGACCGCTGGCGCCTGACGTTCGGGCTCAACTACTTCCCGACCGGCCATCAGACGCTCCGGATCGGCCTGAATTACTTCCTGCAGTACGAGCTGGAGCGCGTCGTCGCGAGCACCGGCACGTACCGCGGGATCAAGAACGACGTGCTCTGGCTCCAGCTCACTGCCGCCCTCTGACCGCGAGGTTCCAATGATCAAGACGTGCACGGCAACGCTCCTCCTCATGCTCGCGCTCGCGATCGTCGGCTGTCAGGACACAGGCCTCGTCGAAGAGGACGACGCCGGCACGTCCCGGACCGACGCATTCGTCCCGCCCGAACAGTCGTACTCGTACGAGCCGGCGGGCTGCGGATACCAGGTCTCGACTCCGCCCCTCGGTGAGGCCGGCGCGTCGGAGGACGTGTTCGGCGCGACGCCCACGATGGACCACGTGCACGTCAGCTGGGCCGGTCCGACCCACGGCACGTTCGCGGTGAACTGGCGCAGCGATCGCGAGACGCTCGCGTCGCGCGTGCTCTACGGCACCGATCGCGCGGCGGTCGAGGCTGCCGACGCGGCAGGCGAGGCGGTGCTCGAGGCGGTCGGCCACCACATGCTCTTCCGCGATCTCGCGCGCCGCGAGACCCGCGTGCACGAGGCGCACGTGTGCGGCCTCGAGGCGAACACCGAGTACTTCTACAAGGTCGGCGGCACCGGGCACTGGACCGAGGTCTTCTCGACGTCGACCGCGCCGACGCCGGGCACGACCGATCCGTTCACCTTCGCGGTGACCGGCGACTCGCGCGGCAACGAGGAGGACGCCTGGGCGATCTCGCAGCGCCGGGTGCGCGACGCGATGGCGGACTTCGAGCTCTTCAGTGGTGACGCGGTGATCCTCGGCACCGCGCAGGACCAGTGGGACGAGTTCTGGTCGGCGGGCGATGGTGCGGAGTTCACCGTGCAGGACCTCTTGTCGTCGGTGCCGCTGATGATGGCGAACGGCAACCACGACGCGCTCGCCGTGAACTTCGTCGCGCAGACCGCGTTCCCGCAGGACGTGTTCATGAACGAGCGCGCGCAGGGCGAGGAGTGGTACTCGTTCGACTACGGCAACGCGCACTTCGTGATGCTCGACGACAACGATCGCGAGCTGTGGGGCACCACCGAGGCGATGTGGCTCGAGCAGGATCTCGCCGCGGCGCGCGCGAACCCGGCGATCGACTGGGTGTTCGTGACGCACCACCGGCCCTTCTACACGTGCATGAGCACGCACCAGCCGGACACGTCGCTGCGCGCGTCGTGGCAGGAGATCTTCGATCGCCACCACGTCGACATGGTGTTCACCGGGCACAACCACGTGTACGAGCGCTCGCGCCCGATCCGTGGTCTCACCGGCGGACAGGGCGTCGTCGCGGCGGAAGGCACGAACGGCGCGCCGCAGGTGAACGCGGGCGTCGCGTCGGGCACCGTGTACCTCGTCGCGGCGGGCGTCGGCGCGCCGCTCTACGAGGTCTCCACGGCGTGCGCATCGACGTACTCGGCGCGCGCGGAGCGCACGTACGTGACGGTGCGCGTCGCAGGCAGCGCGATCGAGGTCACGGTGCGCAACGTGATGACGGACTCGATCGTCGATCAGTTCGGCTGGTCGAAGGAGTGAGCGCGCTCCGGGCAGCCGCGCTGCTCGCGATCCTGGCGATCGCGACGGCTGCATCGGCGCAGGACATCGTGGAGCGAGCGACGCGCGCCGAGCGCGAGGGCGATCCGATCGCGGCGCGCGACGCGTGGCGCGCGGTGCTCGACGAACGTGCGGGCTCGCGCATCGCCGCGCGGGCGCGCACGCGGCTCGCGTGGATCGAGGCACGCGCCGAGGGCGACTACGCGCCGCTCGCCGCGCTCTGGCGATTCCAGAACCTCGCGCTCGACGCGCGCACCCGCGAGGTGGTGATCGAGTTCGCGACGGCGACCGACGGGATGCCCGCGGGACCGGTGCGGCGAGAGGCGCGCGTGGTCGTCGGCGAAGACCTGCTCCGGGTCGGCGAGATCGCACGTGCGCAGGCGTCCTTCGAGGCGCTCCTCGGCGATGCGGACGCGACCGAGCCCGAGCGCGCCGCAGCACGTGACGGAATCGCACGGGCGATGGCGCGCACCGGAGATCGCCGCGCGGCGATCACGTACCTCGAGCGGAGCGGGCTCGAGGGAGGCTCGACCCACGCGTCGCTCGCGCGCGCCGAGCTCGAGCGCCGCACGACGCCGATCGCCGTCGCGATCATCGCGCTCTTCGGCGTGATCACGATCGGTCTCGGGGCGCACACGCTGCGGCGCGCGGGCGCGGGCGTGCTGCGCGCGACGTACTCCCCGGCGCGCATGCTCGGCGCGCTGTGGATCGCGCTCGGGCCCGTGGCGCTCGCGACGCGGTACGACGACGAAGCGACCGACACGTTCCTCGCGCTCGCGACCGGCACGCTCGTCGTGGTCGCGCTCGCGGCGCTCGCCGCGGCCGGCGTCACGCAGACGCGAGCGCGGATCGGTCTCGCGACGCTCGCGGTCGCCGCCGAGCTCGCGGTCGCGTGGCTGGTGCTGCTCCGCTCCGGAGGGCTGATCTCGTTCGTGG is a window encoding:
- a CDS encoding radical SAM/SPASM domain-containing protein, with protein sequence MVLDGMSARRVRAERFGATVAMRAPAAVVSVDRVLARRLGVDGGALWAGDAPAPATVRALSGPNEVHVAVTERCPAGCSGCYADATREGLEPSFDELAARLRALAAMGTLSIAFGGGEASLRADLPALGALARELGMTPSVTTSGLGIDRERAIAMRVFEQVNVSHDGVDGAYRAVRGFAGEHVAERAIAHLRAAGVTVGVNTVLTRESFDRLEQTAAHVEALGAVELQLVRLKPSGRGRLEYLARRLDPARVAALPELLRRISGERAIGVRIDCALLPFVASHGAMRGEDLVRLGVSGCEAGRSLLAVRADGRTSGCSFVRDDAQAGPLAWDDNDALERFRDHVARAPEPCASCPVRIACRGGCRVVAAFVAGDAWAPDPECPRVQASQNGKR
- a CDS encoding purple acid phosphatase family protein, translating into MIKTCTATLLLMLALAIVGCQDTGLVEEDDAGTSRTDAFVPPEQSYSYEPAGCGYQVSTPPLGEAGASEDVFGATPTMDHVHVSWAGPTHGTFAVNWRSDRETLASRVLYGTDRAAVEAADAAGEAVLEAVGHHMLFRDLARRETRVHEAHVCGLEANTEYFYKVGGTGHWTEVFSTSTAPTPGTTDPFTFAVTGDSRGNEEDAWAISQRRVRDAMADFELFSGDAVILGTAQDQWDEFWSAGDGAEFTVQDLLSSVPLMMANGNHDALAVNFVAQTAFPQDVFMNERAQGEEWYSFDYGNAHFVMLDDNDRELWGTTEAMWLEQDLAAARANPAIDWVFVTHHRPFYTCMSTHQPDTSLRASWQEIFDRHHVDMVFTGHNHVYERSRPIRGLTGGQGVVAAEGTNGAPQVNAGVASGTVYLVAAGVGAPLYEVSTACASTYSARAERTYVTVRVAGSAIEVTVRNVMTDSIVDQFGWSKE